In Miscanthus floridulus cultivar M001 chromosome 19, ASM1932011v1, whole genome shotgun sequence, the DNA window ACAAGaacatgaaaaacaactcaccgccgcatgatgagggggacttcatcatcctcttcttcctcagccaacgaaaccagagcacctactgaaaaggagatgaaaagtactcggttcaagagagaaacaggaaaataaaagaacaaagagtattaaatgtgctcacctaagagcatgctagcaacaactggagtacctgagggagtacttggtttgcgaggcttcttggagacaggcaagccagatgaagacccgtccattcgccccctcttcgggacactgcgaggaccgcgagggactagacgaggaacatattcttcatatacatcaacaaatctggaagaaacctcaggaagggctgtaaaggttcgagacttactaattgcagaagtaccagctagGTGATCCCCAGGCTCCGCCACGGTAGGgggaacatcaagggggatcggatcgacaaagttccgcccaagctcctacgaaaaaagataaaacaccaagacaaggaaaagctaagcaagagcgGATGCAGCAAgaatacataaagaactcaaacaaaaagatagacaactcacagcagggggcgggttgatggccgagaactcagagatggcaggaggaatgacgctcactcctttcagcatcttctgaaggcgctcgagtacctcctcaccggtcagctcaagagctgggaccatgcgcgaaggatcctcggccccagaatactcaaagccgagatgttcccgctctttcaggggctgaacccggcgacgaaggaaacttgaaacaataccaaagccggtcaaaccctgctgtttcagcatgctaatcctatcaaggagtggctggatcgcttgaatctcagcaggtgactcaagcttcttgtcccatcggtcattcaccataggaccggatccggagtgaacgacaagagaagggatcaaattggcagcgtaaaaccactcggcacgccaatctttgacagaatcgaccaggtcgtaatcaaaaaacttgattttgagaccctggcggaactgaatcccgcaaccgccgagggcactggtttcctcacggcggggttgaggtttcaggcgaaagaaaaagcgaaaaagagagagagaaggagggatcccaaggaaggcttcacaaagatgaacaaaaacagaaagatggagaacagcattgagggttagatggttcagactaaccctgaaatagccaagaaactgatgaaggaaggcggaagcaggaagacaaagtccagcgtggacaaaagaaacaaaaaggacaatctcaccaggacccggggccggaacccgatgctcgcccggaactctccattcagcgatgactttgctttggatcaagccatcactaacgagctcgcgcagctggtcttcgctggttgttggagcAGGCCAAACCTTCtaagctgccctcatggccacgaactccaggttttcaatcaaagacagggatgactcctcgtccacgaaggtcgcctgagacttgcttgcggtcttcttctttcccatgaactggcgggagCAAAAAAGGCGCTAAGGAGGACGAAGCTAAAATGATGGCGCTCGGGCaatggcgacaatgacggcggcgggtttctgagaactagggtttaaaggcaagagctgggcgacaagggaaaggaagataaaaggtctttaaatagatttctcagtgatacaaacggcccataaggcccgttaaagcacagcgtggaaacgcaacggtccatttaccgacgcagctaaaacgatggagggcacgaatccacacaacggtacaaaccaacgggcagatttcagacttatccgcacagcaccacagcagggttatcagataactacaagaacaactcgtcgaaccaagaagaaagaaagggctacctcatgagggacaaaagaacccggttatgtaagaaagaactcggtagtctcatgaacgacagggatcacaacagaaaagtcaaagacaactaagaagacaagattcgttacattataagcgacttcaaaaatagaggattacaaatcttacaagacccaacgaactcggcaccgcgaaaagcaaagtagcaaagaggaacacgaacACGACtaagctctggaacgactacgcgtcccaaattgctactcggaaggacagaccgccatcagctacactgttttcttcaaaggacggacgcagtgcacccaaggcggaaatcggcagcacggcaggacaacatggagtagagaaggccggcgggcatctgtctacccaagaccgatgtgatgctggatatggtgttgatctgcgccGGACgatctcaagacaggcgacgaggatcaacccagaactgccggataaAGGAacgaaaaagaacccggacataagctcggaagcTGCTTGCCGcgtaactactcggatgatgaaataatccaagtctcggaaactacttcagaacacaaattttaaagcaacataaaggatcaagaccctccaactttttgttccaaatagcaagaggctcgggggctacactcagtgagtgcactttttcaccAAAAGACttactcaacgcagaccacttcaagacattacgacaaaaagaacccggaacgagccatattcgagtttttttttcataaaacttcaacgaacaatcagagcaacttcaagacaagatcctccagctccttgttccaattagcaagaggctcgggggctacaaccagatggatgtacttttttcaaaaaagcactcaccactcgaagatcccaagaagcgctacaaggtttcgctccagaaagcactcggatgacattttgttcctactcaacaagacttgaaagagcaaagcgagactttcagagctcaaccatgaagtgctcgggggcttgtcgatgcgggacccacaggataccccgcaaaggagaaagaagatctagtccaactaggattctttccatgtaatcttagtagtagaactattaagtaatcctaccaggaaacctcattgtaaaccgactaggactctggcctcctgactatataaaggagggcagggctcctgaggcagagagagaacaattgtacgacacaactcttgacaatcaatccaacgcaaaggctaaggccgactggacgtaaggttattactcgatctacgatcgagggcctgaaccaggataaatcggctgtctcttgcgttaaccatcgagtttggcatacgccgaagcccgaacatactgccccgggtacccccgtgtcAGGCTATCGGTGGTAGGACATCGACAGACAACGGCTAGAAAAAAAATCAAGCACAATCTGCATGTTCTTGTTGTCGACTTTAGGCTTCACTGTAGGCATGTTCTTGTTGTCGACTTTAGGCTTCACTGCAGGCATCACCTCAACATATAGCATCTTTATTTTCCAAACCTCTGCTACAATACTATCTAGTGTTTGCTTCACCAGTTCCAATTCTTCCTTCAAATTGGCGCAACAAACACCAGCTACATCTTCACTGACTGCACCCTCCGTTCCTCTGCTTCCAAGGCCATATACTCCTTCACAGAGTGGATGTATGACAGGTACTATCATCATCCTGTAATCGAAACAAAGGGCATAAATCAGAGATGAATCAACACACAACGAGCACAACAATATGAAAAATCATAACCTTGATGTTGTACGGACACTTGAGGTACCATTCGCCCTTTGTCGCCGGTTGCTTGCTCTAGATGCGGACCAAAGCAACATGGTAAAAGGGGCACTCCCTTCTACCGCTGGCCATCGAGCTCGAGCCACTGAAAGTTGCCTTCATGGTGCTGCGACTCCACTTCCCGGCCATGGCTTCAAAGTTGGGCGCCGCCATCGAACCGAGCCTCAAGAGCAATAGATGTCGCAGATCTCAGGTGGCCGTGCCAGATCGCTCCGTCGTGGGCTACGACGTCGGCTCAGGCGTGGGGTTGGATGCTGGCTagattctagggttagggttcttggaGGAGGGGAACGGAAAAGGATGAGCGCGGGTGGGTAACGGAGTCGAACGGGAGACGAAGACCGAGAGAGCCATGGCGGCTTCTAACGCTAACAGACAGGGGCATCGATGTCCATACGAAAGTCACGTATGCCTTCCTCGACCCGACAGTGGGCCCGAGCTATTCACATACGTCGAAAATGTCGAGCACCAGCAACAcgcagaattataatggcatgttTCAGAATACCCGAATTATAATGACATTTCTCCAACttcgaagaattgtaatggcttCGATCCAAAAAACCCATAGATAATATGGTGTAACTAAAACCCTGTGACACCCTGCAGTCCCTACTAGAGCACGCATCAACGCCTAAGCGACATCTTAAAAACCATGGCAAAAGAAAAGTCTCAAGTTCCTCTAAACTTTTTATAATTAACTTTTTTTTGTAAGACCATCCTGTGGTATGGCTTTATGACAATAATTGTAAACATGAGTTGGGTTAAAACCTCAAAGGTCTTGAAATTTCACTGCAAAGCACGCCGTAATTTAATGAAACTTAAGTTTACTTAGAACTACTTTTCAGCTATAAAACGATATTTTTCTATCACCTCATTTTAATATAAACACCGTGAGCTAAATTTGAGCGTAAGCGAACCGGACGAATACTTGGTGAGTTCGCGTGGAGACGAAGGTGCCGGTGGCTGAACTTTAGGGAAACGTCTTCTCAGAGCGCACACTCGCGCTGGTCGTGGCACTGCCCTTGCCGCGGCGATCTACGCCCCTCCATCGTCCTCACGAAACCCTAACCCACGCATCCACCCTCCATCCATCCTCCGAGCCAGCCTCCACCCACGCCGCTCCTACGCCCCAAACCCTAGACCCCCCTGCGGCCGCGGCCGATGGGCACAGACGAGCAGCCATCCCCGACGCGGAAACgcgaccgcgaggaagaaggggaggACCTCTCCGACGGGGGCGCCGCCAAGAAGCGGCCGCGCGCGGAGGGCGCGTCCCTGCTGGGGCTGGCTACctacgaggacgaggaggaagacGAAGCGGCCAGGGGCCACGCGAATGGCCGACGCGCGGTGGAGCCTGAgggggaggaggacgaggaggatgacgatgaggagGACGACGTGAGGAGGGCTCCGGAGAGGAGGCCCAGGCAGGTTGAGCTGCGCCGGGACTGCCCGTACCTCGACACTGTGAACAGACAGGTGCAATTGCATTCATGTGTCAATTTAGTGTGCCTTTGTGCGAATTTGCTGGCTTAAACACACTATTTTGTTCACAGTACAAGAGTGACCTCAGATACACGAAGTACTAGTTACTGTCGAATTAAAAACTGCTGATATTTTGCTAGAAATGTATATAATCTATGTGATCTGAAATGGCTGATTAACATGTATTCCTACAATCATAACTTACAATATAGTTTaccagtatcttcaaagtgaattCCAGTATTATGGCCGAGTGACATCCTAATAGCTCCTGATATTTATCAGTGATGCCTGTTCATCTTGGTAGACTGTCCATCTTAGTATAATTATATCAATTACGCATGACTACTCTTAAGGCCTGTTTGGATCACCCAGGACTAATTTTTAGTCCTCTAGTTGCTACAACTAATTGttaggtgactaaagtttagtcctgtgTTTGGATACATGGACTAGTAGCTATTAGTCCACTTTAGGTCCCCTTTGCCAGCTAGTGAATTAGTTGTTAGTTGGGTTGTGGACTAAAAATCAGTCCACCTATTAGTTCACTTGTTTGGAAATTTTAGGTGACTAAACATTGGTCCTGGTATCGAAACAGGCCCTTATTGTGTGTATGCTATCTATCTACAATCTGTCCTCTGCTGGCTTATTTCTTTGTTGATCTGGTCCCTGTAACATTTTTTCATTACTTCTCATGGTTATTTACAGCTGAGTTCATTTTGTGCTGCTTTGCAGGTTCTTGATTTTGATTTTGAGAAGTTCTGTTCAATCTCCTTGTCAAATTTGAATGTGTATGCGTGCTTGGTCTGTGGAAAATATTTCCAAGGAAGAGGGTTAAAATCTCATGCATATACACACAGTCTTGAAGCAGGCCATCACGTGTTCATTAATCTTCAAACCGAGAAGGCTTACTGTCTTCCTGATGGATATGAGATTAATGATCCATCGTTAGAAGATATTCGACATGTTCTCAATCCAAGGTGATTCTCCATAGCTTCTGATGTTACATTCCAACATCACTTGATGGCTTTGGCAGTGAAGGCTGTTAATTGGCATACTGTTCTGGCAGGTTCACTAAAGAGCAGGTTCTAAATCTTGACAAAAATAAGCAGTGGTCTAGAGCACTTGATGGCTCCAATTATCTACCTGGAATGGTATGTATACTTAATTGACACAAGGGCCCTTAGATGATCTTGTTTGGCTTACCTGCTGCACTTTCTTTGCTATGCTGTGGAAGGAATCTTCCTTAATCAAttctttcaatttttttttatggTCTGGGAAAATTGTTTGTTGGTGTATCACAAAACAGCTAGCAAATGCATTTTTAAAGATTTTTTGCACTACTATGTGAAGCCTGAATATGTTGTGGACTTACATACAAACACTGTCCACTTAACTGATCATAGCAGTTTTTTCTTCAGTTGATCTGTTGGATTTTACTATTCTGTTATATGAATAACACTAAATCTAATTTCAAGAGTATACTTTTATTGCACATTGGAATTAGGTATTTTGCTATTAATGCTTTATTGCCTTTTTATCTTATCTAAATAATCACTGCTTTGTGCAGGTGGGTCTTAACAACATCAAGGAGACTGATTTTGTGAATGTCACAATACAGTCATTAATGAGAGTTACGCCTCTGAGAAATTTCTTTCTAATCCCTGAAAATTATCAGCATAGCAAATCACCATTGGTTCATCGTTTTGGGGAATTGACACGTAAGATTTGGCATGCTAGGAACTTCAAGGGCCAGGTTGGTTTGCTAAATCAGTTTGTGGCATGTTTCATGCTATCCCTTTGTATGAAGATTTGTCTGTAAACCAATAATGCAACAACCCTTTGTTTTTTGTTCAGGTTAGTCCACATGAGTTTCTGCAAGCAGTTATGAAGGCCAGCGACAAACGGTTTCAGATTGGTGTACAGTCAGATCCAGTGGAATTTATGTCATGGCTCTTAAACACACTGCATGCGAAACtaaaaagctcaaagaagaaaaacaGAAGCATAATACATGATTGCTTTCAGGTTAGCTTTTCTGGACAAGTGGACATCAACAGTGTAATTGATGCCATTTCAGCAACTTATCAGGTCACATTGGAACTGTTCCTGCAGGGAGAACTTGAAGTTGTTAAGGAGGTTCATAGGAAGCATATAATGGAAAAAAGAGAGGATGGCGATGAGCTGAATGGTGAGGCAGGTTCAGTGGTTGGAACTGCAGATGGAATTGTTACTGAAACATCTAAGGTCCCATTCCTGATGCTCGGTCTTGACctgccacctccacctctttTCAAAGATGCCATGGAGAAAAATATCATTCCACAGGTATGTCTTTCACAAGCACCTATGTAGTTTTCTGGTTATGATCTCATGTGGATGTTTAGCTTCGATGCTTATAGTAAGACTCTAGGATGATGTGGGCTGCTAAGATTTCTGGGATTGATGTGAGAACAAAATAAACAACATCACAGTGTGCTTGAGCATCCACGTATCAGTGAAGCTTGGTTCCCCTGTCTTATTGCTAGAACTATTTTGGAGGATGTTTCTTCAAATTCCTTACATCTTACATATAAGACCACCTGTGAACAGCTGTAAGACGATATCTGTTACACCAATGTTATGGCTTAGCACTTCAAACTTAACTTCACTGTAACCCCATGCTTTTAGTTTTGCTCTTGTTTAGGATAAAGAATATGCTTGCTCTTATAGTCTTGCTTGAGTAATGCTTACTTGCTTAGTATTCCctcacttccaaattatagttcactttgactttgtcctaagtcaaacttctatGGCTTTTACCATGCTTTTAGAAAAATATATTGATATATACAAGTTCAAATAAATTGTTTATCAAAACATATtgcatgaagaatctaatgaaacAAATCTGATGTTCTGGATGTTGGTGCATTTTTCTATAAATAGTCAACGttaaagaagtttgacttaggacaaaaccaaAGTTTAATTTGGAACTGTGGGAGTTGTACATGTTAATCTGATCCTTTCCAGCCCACATAAATTTCCATGGAGCATAGATATGCTTACAGTTACAGAATATATTTGTGTATGTTTCATATTGAAACAGTTGGTGTCATTGTTAAATACCATGATTTTAAAAGACTTTTTGGGTCAAATGACTTATCACCTCTATGGCGCCTAACTGAGCACATTGTGTGAATCACATTTACTGAAGCAAAATTTTTCAATCTGACACGCCATTTGAAACCTTGTCATTTCTTTCCATGTTTTCCCCCAACTTTGAGTTTTTTTGTGTGTGGGGGGGATCTAGTTTTCTGTGACTGGGTATATTGGGATTCTAAATCTATCATACTGTTCAGGTACCATTATTTAACATACTGAAGAAGTTTGATGGTGAGACTGTGACGGAGGTTGTCCGACCATCCATTGCCCGAATGAGGTACCGAGTCACTAGACTGCCGAAGTATCTGATCCTTCATATGCGAAGGTTTACCAAAAATAATTTCTTTGTCGAGAAAAACCCTACTCTAGGTGAGATTTTGTGCTTGCTTGATTAAATTTGCTGTCATGCTCCCTGGTGACTCATTCTAATACATGTTTTAATACTCAACGTGACAGTTAATTTTCCTGTGAAGAACTTGGAATTGAAGGACTACATTCCATTACCTAAGCCGAAAGAGAATCATAAGCTACGTTCAAAGTATGACCTCATAGCAAACATTGTCCATGATGGCAAACCAGGCGAAGGATGCTACAGAGTATTTGTACAGCGGAAATCAGAAGAGGCCTGGTACGTTCCTCAGCAGTATCGAAAcggaattgtttttttttttagtcTCAGTAACCTCGATTTATTCATTTGATATTCTCCTCCTCAGGTACGAGATGCAGGACCTCCATGTTACTGAGACTCTTCCTCAAATGGTAGCTCTCTCAGAAACCTACATGCAAATATATGAGCAACACGAATGAGTAATGGACAGTGATCATCACATAGCCAGTCTGTTTGCTTAACAGAGATCAGAATATCGCAAACTAATCCTTATCTTTGGAGCAGTTCTTTTGGGGCAGAATTTTGTAGTATCTTCAGTTCTTCGCACATGTCCAAACTTAATTTCTTGACAAGTAGAGCTTGAGGAACTGTACTTGGGCCGTCAGGTCCATGCTATGGAGGCAACATGGTGAATTGTTTTTAGAGTTGCTTTGATACCCGGCTGGTTAGAGAGGAACGCTTCCCCACATATTTCATATTTGTAGCGTAGCCTGTATCTGTTGTGATTCGGTACGCTTTCAGCCCTTAACAGCTATTGTTTGAAGCTGATAAAGTATAATTTTATATGCTCGTGCATGCAACTCAGGGAATCAGGGATCATGGCCAATAATTTCTTTCTGGTAAAGCCGTACCTTTATGACTGCTTGCTTCTATGCTCTAGACAGATATATGTGTTGATTTGTGTTACTGATCTATACTTAAGTTCAGCCATCGTGTTACGTGATGATGTGGTTGACACGAGTCATACTTCGTTGCTACTGCTATATCGGGGTTCCAGTTGTGGTGCAGCATCTATACATGTGATGCTATCTGACCGGCATATCATCACAGTTTGTATGAGTACTACTGTGACAGGGACACAGGGTGGTTCTGCTCCAGTTGTTTGAAACTCGATTATCCATCAACCGATTTTTTGGTGAGGACTGCGGGAAGGGATCGACCGAGACTGACGAGGATACTTCTCTTCTAGTTCTAGAACCGAGTCAGTCAGGTCAGTCAGCACTTGTACTTCCGGCCCTGGCAATCTTTATGACAAGCCACCGATGTTTGTTTGATCCATGGATAATGAACGGCATTACAACATCTTAATCATTGTCATGTTGATTTGAGATTCTGAGGTGGACAAGGCTCTACATTTCTGACCCGTGACCAACCGTAGGTCCATCCGTAGCAATAATTTTCCCTCTCCTAGCTTTCCTTTCCCACACGAATACACGATTGTTCAGGAAAAAGGTGCAGAATTGGTCAAATGTTTACACGAGGATCATCGACGTTTTCTCGTGGAAATTCACGCTCTGCGTGCCGTCTCTGCCGCAACCGCTTCAGCTCTGCCGGTTTTCTTGTTGCCATGGATGGAATGGAGCACAAAATCCAAGCGAAGTATTTGCCCAGCGCGTCCACGGTGGCAGCTTCGCCTGGGACCCGTGGCAGGCAGCTCGTTGCAAGGCTCGGTCAGAGGTCAGAACTGTCTATGCGTTGGACCAATAACAGCTGCCCTGGGCCCGGCCACTGATCCTGTATTTTCTTTATTTACCATGCATAATGCATTCATTGGAACTGTTTACTGTACATTTTGTAATGCTAAACATGATTGTCTCTTTCATGCAGCTGTTCTTGACTCCAGGATCATGTAACGGTCAAAATACAAAATGACAATAAAGTTCAGACGAAATAGAGAGAAATGGAATTTGGCAATTTGCAGCTGGGCTGTGAGAACGGTGGATTAGTACAGAAACTCTATCACATGATGACCGAATTTTAGGTGTACCTATGCATTTTCTGAGTTAAAACTCAATTTGTATCGCTCAGTTTTGGTGTTGCTTTTGTTGACCCAGAAAAAAACCAACAAATCACAAAGAACTCTGCTTAGGACAAATTTTGTTGATGATGTGAAAGGCAATAACTCAGATGTAAGGTCAATATGAGGAGTAATATTTAAGGAGTGCAACCTGTCAGCTTCCAAGAGTACCATCGTAGAAAAATGATACGTTATAATTTGCCAACTTTCAAAGGACAAAAGGAATGAAAATAtcgcttgagctactttttaaacatggaataatgtttttctctcacaacatttcagcacaagccaaatttcagcataaacaaACAGGGTGAACATATACAGAGTACCTTGAATCTATACTCCATACAAATGGGTAGAGTGAAATGCATGGTAGGCCCTTGAACTTGTCTTGGGGTGCCACTTAAGTCCACAAACTCTCAAATCGTACTTCTGGCACcctaatgttgtttaagtatgccacttaggtccataactcatcggAAGCAAGGTTTTGGCCGACGTGGCGTGGACAGCGTGGCGCTGACTGGGTCTAAGCGCACGTGAGCCTGGTTTGGGGCGTGCAAATAAGCAGAGGGACCCCTAACTTCGTTTCTTATGCAGTTCCCAGTACTTCACCTCTTCGAGTCCGCCGTCATGGACACACGAACTCGTGGGGAGCACGTGGGGCGGCCGCTAGTGGAGGCAATCACCGGTGAGTTAGGAGGACAACACGGCGGAGGAGTGACGCCGAAGCCCGGTGGTGCGCGGATTCTCGCGGTGGTCGCGGTGAATCTGCACGATGGTGGCGGTGTTGCGGCTGAAAGGGCAAGGCCGACCTGTGTATGGTGAGTGAATCTCCTTGAGCTCATTTCGTGGTAATTTTGGTCTTCGCATTGAA includes these proteins:
- the LOC136527251 gene encoding uncharacterized protein produces the protein MGTDEQPSPTRKRDREEEGEDLSDGGAAKKRPRAEGASLLGLATYEDEEEDEAARGHANGRRAVEPEGEEDEEDDDEEDDVRRAPERRPRQVELRRDCPYLDTVNRQVLDFDFEKFCSISLSNLNVYACLVCGKYFQGRGLKSHAYTHSLEAGHHVFINLQTEKAYCLPDGYEINDPSLEDIRHVLNPRFTKEQVLNLDKNKQWSRALDGSNYLPGMVGLNNIKETDFVNVTIQSLMRVTPLRNFFLIPENYQHSKSPLVHRFGELTRKIWHARNFKGQVSPHEFLQAVMKASDKRFQIGVQSDPVEFMSWLLNTLHAKLKSSKKKNRSIIHDCFQGELEVVKEVHRKHIMEKREDGDELNGEAGSVVGTADGIVTETSKVPFLMLGLDLPPPPLFKDAMEKNIIPQVPLFNILKKFDGETVTEVVRPSIARMRYRVTRLPKYLILHMRRFTKNNFFVEKNPTLVNFPVKNLELKDYIPLPKPKENHKLRSKYDLIANIVHDGKPGEGCYRVFVQRKSEEAWYEMQDLHVTETLPQMVALSETYMQIYEQHE